A section of the Marinoscillum sp. 108 genome encodes:
- a CDS encoding DUF6252 family protein, which translates to MRVLIVCVLFISLGLCISCDLGLGIHEPTELEKLPPLTTTGENTFGCLVNGEAFVVTNTSRMSAIYQGINQRALSLSGEIDNSEVDENVSMFIGNTIKEGEKYQLDNATTHKGKYDNQIGNCIYETSSIFQGYIYIYISKLDSLDYLLAGTFEFDAYSKDCQDTVRITDGRFDMQYIP; encoded by the coding sequence ATGAGAGTATTGATTGTGTGTGTCCTGTTTATTTCCCTCGGCCTGTGCATCTCCTGCGACCTGGGCCTGGGTATTCACGAACCTACGGAACTGGAAAAACTCCCGCCTCTGACTACTACAGGGGAGAATACCTTCGGATGCCTGGTAAATGGGGAGGCGTTTGTTGTGACGAATACGTCACGAATGTCAGCAATATATCAGGGTATAAATCAGAGAGCACTTTCTCTGTCAGGGGAAATTGATAACTCAGAAGTTGATGAAAATGTATCCATGTTTATTGGCAATACAATCAAGGAGGGTGAAAAATACCAATTAGACAATGCTACAACACATAAGGGGAAGTATGATAATCAAATAGGAAATTGTATATATGAAACTTCTAGTATATTTCAAGGATACATATATATATATATATCAAAATTAGACTCACTAGATTATTTACTGGCTGGTACATTTGAATTTGATGCCTATTCCAAAGATTGCCAGGATACAGTTCGGATAACCGATGGACGCTTCGATATGCAGTACATTCCTTAA
- a CDS encoding YHYH protein — translation MKKLILLIACMPLFTYGQTCVPEDIYAVEDANAVCYEIVDNVRYFHTNNYPDHTDSYNSPFDLLTSDTEYAMCAYPEEASELTPLYEETETTKGCTFTYTFGVGVNGVKYDPSSAEYFENTSTGENNIDWHVEARYIFSANFGNNGGHLNPFGEYHYHDVPADYFADDLSINGSAHSPIVGYSADGFPMYYKYIYSDPEDNTSAIMEAASGFTLKTGTRPGDGVSAPDGDYTGLYYEDYEYFFANTVLDECNGRYGVTPEYPYGTYYYVLTDSYPYIPRCFKGTSVDNTFRVGPGPSCPESSAATDCAVAVAGCMDPFSMNYNANANVDDGSCTYSSTCETSISIASKDNASCFGESDGSVTVSVTGFGDNPTYEWTGGGTSETKTGLAAGTYTVTVSGDDCTDELEITITEPAEITYSVSATDATCGGGTDGTLTFTASGGAGTDYLFSIDNGSTFQSSGLFENLAADSYSILIQETSSGCEITASGTVGESGAPDAPATSGDASYCFGDTPSAMTATGGNGTLTWYADANLASPLTTGASYTPSDAVGTTIYYVTETLDNCESAASSISITVNSLPEVQATADNTAICAGESVTLSGTGAATYVWDQGILDGESFTPEATTTYTVTGTSAEGCSSSDQITITVMELPEVTASASATTICAGESVTLSGSGALTYAWDQGVENGVAFTPAQTTTYTVIGTDSGGCSASSEITITVQSASVEASASSESICLGESVTLSGSGALSYSWSDEVTDGVPFSPTETKTYTLTGTGENGCTATDEITVVVNTPPTTVANASSTTVCSGEEVILTGTGASTYAWDQNVINGEAFTIESTTTFTVIGTDANGCSSTDEITITVNEAPQISATASSMEICAGEEVTLNGSGGATYEWDNGITDGVPFAPTQTTTYTVAGTNDNGCTGTTQITITVNQPPAVLANASATTLCKAESLTLTGSGAASYTWSDEVEDGVPFTPEASGVYTVTGTDNNGCSASAEVTITVIDLPAEISLDNSTLSASTLTGLTYQWVNCADNSIIDGAVSREFVPDRSGSYAVTTSMDGCSVTSSCIEVSVTVLQSKPPQESIGIYPNPVTERLFISNPTNEIQLVEVINLSGELMVRKTDIHQTLTLDVSNWKTGIYLIHMISGEGESWTRVVRD, via the coding sequence ATGAAAAAGTTGATCCTGTTAATAGCCTGTATGCCACTCTTCACCTACGGACAGACCTGTGTGCCGGAGGACATCTATGCGGTGGAAGATGCCAATGCCGTATGCTACGAAATTGTGGACAATGTCCGATATTTCCATACCAACAACTATCCTGACCACACAGACAGTTACAATTCGCCCTTTGATCTCCTCACCAGTGATACGGAGTATGCCATGTGTGCGTACCCCGAAGAGGCCAGCGAGCTCACACCGCTGTATGAGGAAACCGAAACCACCAAAGGTTGTACTTTCACCTACACCTTCGGTGTGGGGGTGAATGGGGTAAAATATGACCCCAGCTCTGCTGAGTATTTTGAAAACACTTCCACTGGCGAAAATAACATCGACTGGCACGTAGAAGCCCGCTACATTTTTAGCGCCAATTTTGGCAATAATGGCGGCCACCTCAACCCTTTTGGAGAATACCACTACCACGACGTACCAGCAGATTATTTCGCTGATGACCTGAGCATTAATGGCTCGGCACACTCTCCGATCGTGGGCTACTCGGCAGACGGTTTTCCTATGTATTACAAATACATTTATTCAGATCCTGAGGACAATACCAGTGCCATCATGGAGGCTGCTTCCGGGTTTACACTAAAAACTGGCACGCGCCCGGGAGATGGTGTATCGGCTCCAGATGGAGACTACACAGGCCTCTATTATGAAGATTATGAATATTTCTTTGCCAACACCGTCCTCGACGAGTGCAACGGCCGGTATGGGGTCACTCCGGAATATCCCTATGGCACGTATTACTACGTGCTCACAGACTCCTATCCCTACATCCCCAGATGCTTCAAAGGAACATCTGTAGATAACACCTTCCGGGTGGGACCAGGCCCCTCGTGTCCTGAATCTTCCGCCGCCACCGACTGTGCTGTGGCAGTAGCTGGCTGCATGGATCCATTTTCAATGAATTATAATGCCAATGCCAATGTAGACGATGGCAGTTGTACCTATTCCTCTACCTGCGAAACCAGCATTTCGATTGCCTCAAAGGACAATGCCTCCTGCTTTGGAGAATCTGACGGATCAGTGACGGTATCTGTCACCGGCTTTGGGGATAATCCCACCTACGAATGGACGGGTGGTGGCACCTCCGAGACTAAAACCGGACTGGCTGCTGGCACCTATACTGTGACAGTCTCTGGCGATGACTGCACAGATGAATTGGAAATAACCATCACCGAGCCCGCTGAGATCACTTATTCTGTGTCTGCTACTGATGCCACTTGTGGTGGCGGTACTGACGGCACTTTAACATTCACAGCTTCAGGGGGAGCAGGAACTGATTACCTCTTCAGCATCGATAATGGCTCAACCTTTCAGAGTTCCGGTCTCTTTGAAAATCTGGCCGCGGATAGTTATTCGATCCTCATACAGGAAACTTCCTCTGGTTGTGAAATCACTGCCTCGGGTACGGTGGGCGAATCAGGCGCACCTGATGCTCCTGCTACTTCAGGAGATGCCAGCTACTGCTTTGGTGATACCCCCAGCGCAATGACCGCCACGGGGGGAAATGGTACCCTCACCTGGTACGCAGATGCCAACCTGGCTTCACCACTGACCACCGGAGCATCATACACCCCATCAGACGCAGTAGGCACCACCATCTACTATGTTACCGAGACCCTGGACAACTGTGAAAGCGCAGCTTCATCCATTAGCATTACCGTCAATTCCCTGCCGGAAGTGCAGGCCACTGCAGACAATACGGCTATCTGTGCCGGAGAATCCGTAACACTCAGTGGCACCGGGGCGGCTACCTACGTTTGGGATCAAGGGATACTTGATGGTGAATCCTTCACCCCCGAAGCAACCACCACCTACACGGTCACTGGTACTTCAGCAGAGGGCTGTTCATCATCTGATCAAATAACCATCACGGTCATGGAGCTGCCGGAGGTGACTGCATCGGCTTCAGCCACCACTATATGCGCTGGAGAATCGGTAACACTTTCCGGCTCGGGGGCGCTTACTTATGCCTGGGATCAGGGTGTAGAAAATGGAGTGGCCTTTACCCCAGCGCAGACCACCACGTATACCGTCATCGGGACAGATTCGGGAGGGTGTAGCGCATCTTCCGAAATCACCATCACCGTGCAAAGCGCGAGTGTAGAGGCTAGTGCCTCTTCAGAAAGTATTTGTCTGGGCGAATCAGTAACCCTTTCCGGTTCGGGAGCACTTTCATACAGCTGGAGTGATGAGGTCACTGACGGAGTTCCCTTTTCACCCACAGAAACAAAAACCTATACCTTAACCGGCACAGGAGAAAACGGATGTACAGCCACGGATGAAATCACCGTAGTGGTGAATACGCCACCCACTACAGTCGCCAACGCTTCATCCACTACCGTTTGCAGTGGAGAGGAAGTCATCCTCACCGGAACTGGCGCCAGCACTTATGCCTGGGATCAAAATGTAATCAATGGGGAGGCTTTTACCATCGAGTCCACTACCACCTTCACGGTGATCGGAACGGATGCAAATGGCTGCTCCAGCACAGATGAAATCACAATCACCGTGAATGAAGCACCGCAAATCAGTGCCACAGCCAGCTCAATGGAGATTTGTGCAGGCGAAGAGGTAACACTCAATGGCTCTGGAGGAGCCACCTATGAATGGGACAATGGCATCACTGATGGAGTGCCCTTTGCCCCTACTCAAACAACCACTTACACGGTGGCGGGAACTAACGATAACGGCTGCACAGGCACTACTCAGATCACCATCACCGTCAACCAGCCCCCAGCCGTCTTGGCCAATGCTTCTGCCACCACCCTCTGTAAAGCTGAAAGCCTGACCCTCACAGGATCTGGCGCCGCTAGTTATACCTGGAGTGACGAAGTGGAAGATGGTGTACCCTTCACCCCTGAAGCAAGTGGTGTTTACACAGTGACAGGTACTGACAACAATGGCTGCTCCGCGAGTGCTGAGGTCACCATTACCGTGATCGACCTGCCCGCTGAAATCAGCCTGGATAATTCTACGCTGAGTGCAAGCACCCTGACTGGGCTTACCTACCAATGGGTGAATTGTGCGGATAACAGCATCATCGATGGCGCTGTGTCCCGAGAGTTCGTTCCCGACCGAAGCGGAAGCTATGCGGTCACCACCAGCATGGATGGGTGCTCAGTTACTTCATCTTGTATAGAAGTAAGCGTTACGGTATTGCAATCCAAACCACCTCAGGAATCCATAGGAATCTATCCCAATCCGGTGACCGAAAGGCTGTTCATTTCGAATCCAACAAATGAGATTCAGCTGGTGGAAGTTATCAACCTTTCGGGTGAGCTGATGGTCAGAAAAACAGACATTCATCAAACGCTCACCCTGGATGTATCCAATTGGAAAACAGGGATTTACCTGATACATATGATCTCCGGGGAGGGTGAATCCTGGACCCGGGTGGTCAGAGACTAA
- a CDS encoding SDR family NAD(P)-dependent oxidoreductase has product MKTIFITGASRGFGRLWTEALLQRGDRVIATSRDITSFNELKAQYSDAFVPLSLDITDRNAVFETVKEAHARWGVLDVVINNAGYGVFGATEELSEKDAKEVVDVNLFGTLWVTQAVLPLFRAQGNGHLIQLSSVLGLWTLPTLGLYSATKFAVEGLSEALAQEVERFGLHVTLVEPNGYATSFAGDSAVLSQPISDYDSVRSALTANEGMQAPATGIPEATVPAILQLIDSDNPPLRYFLGKVGLQRTKQVYAERLIEWEKFNHVAIAAHGK; this is encoded by the coding sequence ATGAAAACGATTTTTATAACCGGAGCTTCCAGAGGATTTGGGAGGCTCTGGACTGAAGCACTCTTACAAAGAGGAGATCGCGTGATTGCCACTTCCAGAGATATTACAAGTTTCAATGAATTGAAAGCGCAGTATTCTGATGCATTTGTGCCATTATCGCTAGATATCACTGATAGAAATGCAGTATTCGAAACGGTAAAAGAAGCCCATGCACGTTGGGGAGTTTTGGATGTTGTCATCAATAATGCAGGCTATGGCGTGTTTGGAGCTACCGAAGAACTATCAGAGAAGGACGCTAAAGAAGTTGTTGATGTAAACCTTTTTGGAACATTATGGGTGACACAGGCTGTTTTGCCATTATTCAGAGCGCAAGGAAATGGTCACCTGATTCAATTATCTAGCGTTCTAGGCCTTTGGACCCTTCCAACCCTCGGATTATACAGTGCTACCAAGTTTGCAGTAGAAGGGCTAAGTGAGGCTCTAGCTCAAGAGGTAGAACGCTTTGGTTTACATGTGACTTTAGTAGAACCGAATGGTTATGCAACAAGTTTTGCAGGTGATTCCGCAGTATTGAGTCAGCCTATTTCTGACTATGACTCTGTAAGGTCGGCATTGACAGCCAATGAGGGCATGCAAGCGCCGGCAACTGGAATACCGGAAGCAACAGTTCCTGCTATCCTTCAACTAATTGATTCTGATAACCCTCCATTGAGATACTTTTTAGGGAAAGTTGGTCTGCAACGAACCAAGCAGGTTTATGCTGAAAGATTGATCGAGTGGGAGAAATTTAATCATGTTGCCATTGCTGCACACGGCAAATAA
- a CDS encoding FecR family protein, whose product MADNEHNDQIIKWLNGELPEEQLMQEIGADNLLKYKQIIQEVDQWTPDNESVIFDPAVVTKKGKVMTMTRRMSLSVAASVVLVALFSIWMLRSDRTVHFTKAGETKQITLPDGLSIVTLAANSKVSWTEDDWNSSERRLQIDGKGFFQVEKGTPFSVAFQTGEVTVLGTSFEVSEFDESFQVICFEGKVRATDKNQGSRIVSAGEGYLYHHDQWEEKLNVTDTQPSWLQEETKFDNVPLAMVLKTLENEYDIQIIKNNVKLERRFTGSIPNKNLTLALKIVFDPLGISYEMKESKLTLSE is encoded by the coding sequence ATGGCTGACAATGAACATAATGATCAAATCATCAAATGGCTGAACGGTGAGCTCCCCGAGGAGCAACTGATGCAGGAGATAGGCGCAGACAATCTGCTAAAATATAAGCAGATCATTCAGGAGGTGGATCAGTGGACTCCGGACAACGAGTCCGTGATTTTCGATCCTGCGGTGGTCACCAAAAAAGGCAAGGTGATGACCATGACCAGGCGGATGTCTCTGTCTGTAGCAGCTTCGGTCGTGTTGGTAGCGCTTTTCAGTATATGGATGCTCCGATCCGATCGCACTGTCCATTTTACCAAAGCTGGTGAAACCAAGCAAATCACCCTGCCAGATGGACTGTCTATCGTGACACTGGCGGCCAATTCTAAAGTATCCTGGACGGAAGACGACTGGAATTCATCAGAAAGACGACTGCAAATAGATGGCAAGGGCTTTTTTCAGGTGGAAAAGGGCACTCCCTTTTCAGTGGCTTTTCAAACTGGCGAAGTAACTGTGCTGGGTACGTCCTTTGAAGTGTCAGAGTTCGACGAATCTTTCCAGGTGATCTGTTTTGAGGGGAAAGTAAGGGCCACCGATAAAAATCAGGGATCGCGAATAGTATCTGCAGGTGAAGGCTATCTGTATCACCATGACCAATGGGAAGAAAAACTCAACGTCACGGATACCCAACCTTCCTGGCTTCAGGAGGAAACCAAATTTGACAATGTGCCTCTGGCCATGGTGCTGAAAACCCTGGAAAACGAGTATGACATACAAATCATCAAAAACAATGTGAAGCTGGAGCGTAGGTTTACGGGATCTATTCCTAATAAAAACCTCACCCTCGCTTTGAAAATCGTTTTTGACCCTCTGGGCATTTCCTACGAAATGAAAGAAAGTAAACTCACACTTAGTGAATAA
- a CDS encoding TonB-dependent siderophore receptor, whose amino-acid sequence MIKTLLVSLGLLSTMWVVGQSTDHMSLTTALNSYQERNEIKFSYDPELLEQIAMPKGLDTLSPANFIRFIENQYPLKVSQVQDAYYTIALTERLYSISISDSVDGKTIAPSQATVLVNGQPIASTVSANQLDFLYKPNPTDQVEIYALGYNRKPISFEQLINKKSVALSLHPQIIELRGVIIEDYLTKGINMNPSNQSISIKVSDLPLLPGETDGDIFASLAALPGITTPDNRPGNLFIRGSSTDQSLILFNDIPIYHRGHYYGTISPYNPKMVDDVKVYRNGFHPKMGGRVGGALEINSTDEPQKNLNAGLGSNTLYGMGYAKLPSKNKKTGFSVGARRSYPYSFSSPKLRSISQMVFAGSALLDSAGNLQEDIDVLFEDYVGKITHQVNDNNLLTLTSVYSRSDVAYKVSQKNSDESNRIENLGLNLKWKSVINSRLVSRFSATSSDYRFAFRNLITPPKSANLRLLEIYSTNELTDFRIREEFSLDMEQGNRLQFGVDYKYQNAYYDYQDIPVRDTIVQTRGADQYAHTASPFVNFEWNSSKKLYVQIGARANYYSKLNDLKVAPRIFINYFANKQLTVKGSAGWYYQYLSQVKVLEFSGGGFDNELWLLADNKDTRIINGFQSMTGAILNLKSWIIDLEGYYKTADNISYYSAGRFSSRGEFYFASHLMYGADLLIKKQLSSNASAWVGYSWAESKIMVDTISDTRFESQFSQPHVFYVGGSLQHGGWKFSLGWNYASGQYARSFRVSEAETSYYRFVNQLPPDAPRPIDSYTDLADRYPAVHTLNLSASYQLPKTEDRKWSSTFGISLINVYNQQNLTDKAVRAGRPTAFLVDRYAIGFAPNLMITVEW is encoded by the coding sequence ATGATCAAAACGCTTTTGGTATCACTGGGACTCCTCTCCACCATGTGGGTGGTCGGACAGTCCACTGATCACATGTCGCTGACCACTGCTCTTAACAGTTATCAAGAGCGAAATGAGATAAAATTCTCTTACGATCCCGAGTTGCTGGAGCAAATAGCTATGCCCAAGGGCCTGGACACGCTGAGCCCTGCCAACTTCATCAGGTTCATTGAAAATCAGTACCCCCTCAAGGTAAGTCAGGTACAAGACGCATATTACACCATCGCACTCACGGAGCGTTTGTACTCCATCAGCATTTCTGACTCGGTGGATGGAAAAACGATCGCTCCATCCCAGGCTACCGTCCTGGTCAATGGGCAGCCCATAGCCAGCACAGTGTCTGCAAACCAACTTGATTTTCTCTATAAACCCAACCCTACAGATCAGGTAGAAATATATGCCCTGGGCTACAACCGCAAACCCATCTCCTTTGAGCAACTGATAAACAAGAAATCAGTAGCACTTAGCCTCCATCCCCAGATCATTGAATTGCGTGGGGTGATCATAGAGGATTACCTAACCAAAGGGATTAACATGAACCCGTCCAACCAGAGCATTTCTATCAAAGTGTCAGACCTTCCCCTGCTTCCGGGCGAAACTGACGGTGATATTTTTGCCTCTCTGGCAGCCCTCCCGGGCATTACCACACCAGACAACCGGCCGGGTAACCTTTTCATCAGGGGGAGTTCTACAGACCAATCATTGATCCTTTTCAATGACATCCCCATCTATCACCGTGGACACTACTATGGGACTATTTCGCCCTACAACCCCAAAATGGTGGATGATGTGAAGGTATACCGAAATGGCTTTCACCCTAAAATGGGCGGCCGTGTAGGTGGTGCCCTGGAGATCAACTCCACAGATGAGCCACAGAAAAACCTGAATGCCGGCTTAGGATCCAATACCCTCTACGGAATGGGCTATGCCAAACTGCCTTCCAAAAATAAAAAAACAGGCTTCTCGGTAGGTGCCAGAAGATCTTATCCTTATTCTTTCAGTTCCCCAAAACTCAGGTCCATCTCTCAAATGGTCTTCGCTGGCTCCGCGCTCCTTGACTCTGCTGGAAACCTGCAGGAGGATATCGATGTGCTCTTTGAAGATTATGTAGGAAAAATCACTCACCAGGTGAATGACAATAATCTACTGACACTCACTTCCGTCTATTCGCGATCTGACGTGGCCTATAAGGTTTCTCAAAAAAATTCGGATGAATCCAATCGGATTGAAAATCTGGGACTTAACCTAAAGTGGAAATCGGTGATTAACTCCAGGTTGGTATCCAGGTTCTCGGCCACCTCTTCCGACTATCGGTTTGCCTTCAGAAACCTGATCACTCCACCAAAATCAGCAAATCTGAGATTGCTGGAAATCTACTCGACCAACGAGCTTACTGACTTCCGTATTCGGGAGGAATTTTCTCTGGATATGGAACAAGGAAACCGACTGCAATTTGGGGTGGACTATAAGTATCAGAACGCCTATTACGATTATCAGGACATTCCTGTACGAGATACCATCGTGCAAACCCGCGGCGCTGACCAATATGCCCATACGGCCTCCCCTTTTGTGAATTTCGAATGGAACTCATCCAAAAAACTGTACGTCCAGATAGGTGCCCGGGCCAACTACTATAGCAAGCTGAATGACCTCAAAGTGGCCCCACGTATTTTCATCAACTACTTTGCCAACAAGCAACTCACGGTGAAAGGTTCTGCAGGATGGTACTACCAGTACCTGAGCCAGGTAAAGGTTCTGGAGTTCAGTGGTGGTGGGTTTGACAATGAGCTTTGGTTACTCGCCGATAATAAGGATACGCGAATAATCAATGGTTTTCAATCTATGACCGGGGCCATACTCAACCTGAAATCATGGATTATTGACTTGGAAGGGTACTACAAGACAGCAGATAACATCTCCTACTACAGCGCCGGGAGGTTTTCATCGCGCGGGGAGTTTTACTTTGCTTCGCATCTGATGTATGGTGCAGACCTGTTGATCAAGAAGCAACTCAGCAGCAATGCTTCTGCTTGGGTAGGGTACTCATGGGCCGAATCCAAAATCATGGTGGATACGATAAGCGACACCCGTTTTGAGTCCCAATTTAGTCAACCACATGTATTTTATGTTGGGGGTTCTTTGCAGCATGGAGGATGGAAATTTTCACTCGGCTGGAACTACGCCTCCGGCCAGTATGCCAGGTCGTTCCGCGTGAGTGAGGCTGAAACCAGCTACTACAGGTTTGTTAACCAACTACCCCCAGATGCGCCACGACCAATTGATAGCTATACCGACCTGGCAGACAGGTACCCGGCAGTGCACACCCTGAACCTCTCTGCCTCCTATCAACTACCTAAAACTGAAGATCGAAAATGGAGCTCTACCTTCGGCATCTCACTGATCAATGTGTACAACCAGCAAAACCTCACGGACAAAGCCGTTCGGGCAGGTAGGCCAACAGCCTTTCTGGTCGATCGTTATGCCATTGGCTTTGCGCCCAATCTGATGATCACTGTGGAGTGGTAG
- a CDS encoding SDR family NAD(P)-dependent oxidoreductase, whose product MKTIFITGASRGFGRLWTEALLERGDRVVATARNLTDLEGLKEQYKDRFLPLQLDVTDRHASIDAVNKALKYFERIDVLINNAGYGLFGTVEETTEEQARAQMETNFFGLLWVTQAILPVMRSQKSGHIIQVSSFLGLTTLPMLGLYNASKFAVEGLSETLATEVVHQNIKITLIEPNGYATDWAGASAVQTESGITDYQPVRDAFATAGEDVSSWGKPGATISPVLDLIDNPEPPLRLLFGKVAYAAVEQSLNSRLQQIHHWKDVSIKAHGH is encoded by the coding sequence ATGAAGACTATTTTTATAACCGGGGCTTCTCGTGGATTTGGAAGGCTCTGGACAGAGGCTCTCCTTGAGCGAGGAGACCGGGTCGTAGCGACCGCTAGAAACCTGACAGATCTTGAAGGATTAAAGGAACAATACAAGGATCGGTTCCTTCCCCTTCAACTTGATGTGACTGACCGTCATGCCAGCATTGATGCTGTGAACAAAGCTCTGAAGTACTTTGAGAGAATAGATGTTCTTATTAACAATGCTGGATACGGTCTATTTGGAACGGTAGAAGAAACGACAGAAGAACAAGCCCGTGCACAGATGGAAACCAATTTCTTCGGTTTACTATGGGTAACACAAGCGATTCTTCCAGTAATGCGATCACAGAAAAGTGGTCATATCATACAGGTTTCCAGCTTCCTTGGACTTACAACGTTACCAATGCTAGGCCTCTATAATGCATCCAAATTTGCTGTGGAAGGGCTCAGTGAGACACTCGCCACTGAGGTTGTGCATCAGAATATTAAAATCACGCTGATAGAACCAAATGGATATGCAACCGACTGGGCTGGGGCTTCTGCAGTACAAACCGAAAGTGGGATTACTGATTATCAGCCGGTTCGAGATGCTTTTGCAACAGCAGGAGAAGATGTCTCTTCATGGGGCAAGCCTGGGGCTACCATTTCACCTGTTCTTGACTTGATTGACAATCCCGAGCCACCACTTCGCCTATTGTTTGGTAAAGTAGCTTATGCAGCTGTAGAGCAATCACTAAACAGTAGGCTTCAACAAATTCACCATTGGAAAGATGTGAGCATTAAAGCTCATGGTCATTAA
- a CDS encoding nitroreductase: MTIEEVHQLLQNRRSVYPDQYLDKVIPDQIIRNILENANWAPTHKLTEPWRFKVMKGATLKKFGTFMAEKYRSLHGLESFSVAKYEKLKMNPQKAGALIAICMQRDPRKRVPEWEEVASVAMAVQNMWVTSCAYGIGCYWSTPDLLEYFSEFEPLAEEERCIGLFYMGYANPPSGRIKRKPIEEKVKWL; encoded by the coding sequence ATGACGATTGAAGAAGTGCACCAGCTATTGCAAAACAGAAGGTCTGTATATCCGGATCAATATTTAGATAAGGTAATCCCGGATCAGATTATCCGAAACATCCTGGAAAACGCCAACTGGGCACCCACACATAAGCTCACAGAGCCCTGGCGATTTAAAGTCATGAAAGGTGCTACCCTCAAAAAATTTGGCACCTTCATGGCGGAAAAGTATAGGTCACTCCATGGCCTGGAGTCGTTCTCGGTGGCCAAATACGAAAAGTTAAAGATGAACCCTCAGAAAGCCGGGGCCCTGATCGCCATATGCATGCAGCGTGACCCCAGGAAAAGAGTGCCCGAGTGGGAAGAGGTTGCTTCTGTGGCCATGGCCGTGCAAAACATGTGGGTTACCTCCTGTGCCTATGGCATTGGTTGCTATTGGAGTACACCCGATCTGCTGGAGTATTTTTCAGAGTTTGAGCCGCTGGCAGAAGAAGAGCGCTGCATAGGCCTGTTTTACATGGGCTACGCCAACCCGCCAAGTGGCCGGATCAAAAGAAAACCAATAGAGGAAAAAGTTAAGTGGTTATAG
- a CDS encoding O-methyltransferase — MNQSNILDIPRVYPKLEARCSEIGFTMPSDIYIGTLLKSLIASKPNARVLELGTGMSLSLAWMVEGLDEHSELISIDNDPQLIKIAREFFANEPRVSLVCTDGADWIKSYQDGAFDLIFADAWPGKYSELNETLSLLKVGGIYVIDDMNPQPNWPEGHAAKAEKLTAYLESREDFTITKMNWSTGVIICTKRY, encoded by the coding sequence ATGAACCAATCCAATATCCTCGACATCCCCAGAGTATACCCAAAACTGGAAGCCAGGTGCAGCGAAATTGGCTTCACCATGCCCTCTGATATATACATAGGAACACTGCTGAAATCCCTGATTGCCTCCAAGCCAAATGCCCGGGTGCTTGAACTGGGCACAGGCATGAGTCTATCACTCGCCTGGATGGTGGAGGGACTGGATGAGCATTCGGAGTTGATCAGTATTGACAATGATCCTCAACTTATTAAAATAGCCAGGGAATTTTTCGCCAATGAGCCCAGGGTGAGCCTAGTCTGTACTGATGGAGCCGATTGGATAAAAAGTTATCAAGATGGGGCTTTTGACCTAATCTTCGCAGATGCATGGCCGGGTAAATATAGCGAACTCAACGAAACGCTCAGCCTCTTAAAAGTAGGTGGTATCTATGTTATAGACGACATGAATCCTCAGCCCAACTGGCCGGAGGGACATGCCGCCAAAGCAGAAAAACTGACCGCCTATCTCGAATCAAGAGAGGACTTTACTATCACAAAGATGAACTGGTCAACAGGCGTCATTATTTGTACCAAAAGGTACTGA
- a CDS encoding RNA polymerase sigma factor → MNHQSVCEEQTFHQVHSDHSTSLRNFLFYKFGDLEKAKDFAQDAFIRLWDNCSKVPFEKAKSYLFTIANRLFLDDVDHQKVVLKFQYRQGTTEKQMETNPEYIYQHDEFKERLELAVSELPDKQRAVFLLSRIDKMKNKEIAETLDISLKTVEKHIASSLQNLKGKLDELTNSKL, encoded by the coding sequence ATGAATCACCAATCGGTCTGTGAGGAGCAAACCTTTCATCAGGTGCATAGTGACCACTCTACGTCACTGAGAAATTTCCTGTTTTACAAGTTCGGTGACCTGGAAAAGGCAAAAGATTTTGCCCAGGACGCATTCATCAGGCTTTGGGATAATTGTAGCAAAGTTCCTTTTGAAAAAGCCAAAAGCTATTTATTCACCATTGCCAACCGGCTCTTTCTGGACGATGTGGATCATCAGAAAGTGGTTCTGAAATTTCAGTATCGGCAGGGTACCACAGAAAAACAAATGGAGACAAACCCAGAATACATCTATCAGCACGATGAATTCAAAGAGCGGCTGGAACTGGCTGTATCAGAGCTACCCGACAAGCAACGGGCGGTTTTCCTGCTCAGCAGAATAGACAAAATGAAGAATAAAGAAATAGCCGAAACACTTGATATTTCGCTGAAAACAGTAGAAAAACACATCGCCAGCTCTCTTCAAAATCTTAAGGGCAAACTGGATGAGCTAACCAATTCAAAATTGTAG